CATGATAGCTTAGGGTTACAAAAGGGTTAAATACGTTATAAGTCCCTGTATTTCATGAAATTAGATTTTAGTCTCTACACTTCTATTTCTAAGAATTAGTCGCTCTTCCTTTCAAATTCCAGATCCaagtaatattataaatttattgatgtgacattttaaaataaaaagcacTCACTTGATAgcaatgtaatttaaaaaataatgttgtaataaacctggatttaacaaaataaatttaacagtgttaataattagaactaaattttaaaatttaaaaagtaaaagaactgAATTCCAAATTTAGTAAGAGTAAAAGGacttatgatatatttttataaaataaaatttctcaagTTTCAGCTCAGCAAGATTAGATGAACCCCAGACAAggtttttatttagatttttttgatgaagtaatcattataattatattatgggGTAAGCAAGCGTGTTAGGGTTTGAAGatgtaattttttaatacatGTGGAAAATTACATTCACGATGGCTGCTCCATTAATGGTTGATTCATAAcactttttcttaaatatttttcaagtttGAACTTCAACTTTGATGTTAGTAGGGTCGTATTGGTTCGATTCggttagattttaaaattttttttaaatctttcattataatttaattcattcttcatttattttattaatttttagttttatatttttagatttattttgataaaataagttttattttatgattttttgcatattatttaacaaaattctaatgcctttttttataaatatttctaaaaaaattaaaaaattttaaattattttcactattttaaaaataaaatatttaatttttatataataaaaaattaaaattaattatttattaaaaataaaatttaattcaattttgagtaaccagatttttttaatttacattccATAAATTatctaaacacttcaatttgactctatttttaaatttttgatccCGACCCATTTTGCCACTACACCAATCGGTAGTTGACTGCATGtagaaaatgcaaaaataaaatgcaatgaaAACTATGGTGATTCATAAgcttaaaaaaaatgttatattgCTTGCTTGATGAAGATTAGTTTATTTATGGGCTTTAAAAAAGAATACCCCATTTATGTGTACTGAATTAACATCTCAAATATTGCAGTTTTGGGACCTTTTTTTTTGCCATATATATGGAACGTTTTTCTATTAtaggaatcaaatcaaattaatacTCAACTCTTTTAATAGGACTTTACAGATACTTTcacctacatatatatatatatagcctgTATCTTCTCCGATGAAGACTTCATTGTTCAAAACACATATACATAGGTTAAAATACTAGGAAGTCCTTGTATTATAggatattattaaataaatttatttaatccttatattattaaaaaataattaaataagtccAAAATGTAGTACAATTAATATTTACGTATGCAAACTgccttgaaaaatatttttttcaactgCAGTTCAAATTCcaaacaaaaaatttcatttatagaaTCATAAAAACTCTcagttaaataataaatgataatttttaaacattttatgttaactctattctaatttgaccttatttgattcttttttaatagtataaagattaaattatttcTCTAGGTccctataataaaaataaaacttttattgTAGTGAAATGATTCCTTAAAGTAAACTAAGATGTCAATAATCAAAGTACATATAATGAACTCATATACATAACAGCATGAAACTGAGAATCAAATGACTCCTCATAGATTCTTTAGCATTTTGTTTAAAGATAAGCTTTTCTTGTTTGACATAACCCTTAATTTAGTGGTTTGGCCTTGGTCTTAGTTTCGTTTCATTGTCTAAAAGGCAATAAAAAAAGCAGCTAATATTGACCATGAAGTGATCAGTTTTGTTTGCCACAATATATGTTACATAGTATAAGTTCATGTATATATGAAGAACATGATTCCAAAGACATGTCCCAAAATTGTCCCTTTTGATCACTCTTATCTTAATTGAGAAACCTTTAGTCCCCCACTTTGTATGTACTTGCTCCTTAAcatggttttttttattattttaagtccTTTCCATCTTCTTTAATAAAGTGATTGAAAGTGATTGACTATTGAACAATAGGGACTAATTAAGGGATCAATTCCATCATATGGGATTTGATTGGTGAAAGTATTATAGAAGTTTTTATATTAGAAGTCAGTTTATATTTTGTCCCTTTTACTTAAAAATAGACAAATTGGTCCATATACGTTATATCAATGAATAGACTGgtccttctgttaaaaatttcatcaatttctaccGTTAAAAACTACTAATACATGCACGTCAGCATGAGAGATACACATGCAACATTGAATGTAACTGTCTACCTATTTCGTCATCCACACCAATTTTTAATAGgagaaatggatggaatttttaacagaaatggccagtttactctttaatctaagatataagaactaatttgtccattttctTAGTAAAAAGGACAAAATTATATTTGACTCATGATATAAGGGGCCTCTGTGGTATTTGCACCTACTTAATCattgaaattttcattaatttcctTGAAAATTCATGAATATGAAGATCAAATTATCACTACATATCTCATGCAGCAGCAACTCAATATTCTACCTGATCAAATTATCACTACATATCTCATGCAGCAGCAACTCAATATTCTACCTTCTTTTTTACACAAGATTCAAAACAAGTTCATCCATATGTTCATGTTGAATCTATAAATTGCAAGACCATATTATGAACTTACAATTCTAAGGTAGGAAATATAAGCATAAAACATTTTTAAGTGGCAGAAAAACATTATTGATTACAGTGATAATCTCAACTCCAAATCTAACTCTTGTGTTTCACTTGATTCAGAATTTTGACTACTAGACCCCAATGATTTGCTTTTTTTGGGATGTAAATCCTGCAAATATATAGGAAATACGGAATCTTATTAACAGTTTACATACAAGGATATGTGGTAAAAGTACCGTAGAGGCTCTTGCACAAAGACTCAAATTGCATTTTGctcattttactaaaaataactaattagtccctatacattaaatcaaagagcaaattagtcatttcaattaaaattttcatctatttttaccattaaaaactGACATGACTGATGAAATAATCAGGAAGTTGTTACACGTGGAGTGTCACATGTACGTCAAGTCAACATACAAGGGccaatttttaatagaataagatgaaatttttaactaaaTACTTGTTTTTTGAGTAAagaggcaaaatgcaatttgacttttAATACAAGAGACTCATGGTATTGTTACCAAGTATCTGAATGTATATGTGTAtgcatatgtataaatatatatatacagtacCTCAACATGTAGGTTTAGAAGCTGTCTGGTCATGTTTGGTTGTGCATCTGAGATGCCACTGCCAGGGTTCCAACTGTTGCAAAACATTAATTACAAGCCAAAAGAAAATGTATCCATAAATGCAAAGCTATATagatatgtatgtgtatatgcaCCTTGCTGCAGTACTAGGTTGGGAATCACCATAACTGATGTTTGCTCTTTGATCATATTCACTAAGCCCCATCTGTAATATTTAGGTAAAAATCATAAGCAATCCATTCAATTTCTTGCATTTATAGCAATACTCCTATTCAACAACATAGTCATTGATATGTATTTGAAACTGGGGATGACAGCGGGAGTGAAAATTAGCATCTAGGGTTTAGCACCAACTTAAATTCAAATGATCCATATTTttgtaaaaaccattttcaacttGTAGCTGTGATGAACATGGTGATGAGGGAaaacatgtacatatacatacatacacgtgcatatatatatatatttattatatatccaCCAAAAATCTTGTATGCCATGGTTTATTATCCTCTAAAGCTATAATGGGTGACACAGAAAATCATGTCAAAGAAGCACTCAATTAATGACCCATCAATAAAgaggatttaattgaaatatctttgaAGACAACAAATAAAGAACACCCACCATTATGCTAGGGTGGAAACCATAAGAAGCTGAAGAAGTTGATGAAGATGATGAAtatgaaaatgaagaagatgatgctaCCATAGATGAATAACCAGTTGGATGCTGCATTTTCATATCTTCCTGCATGTACCCAGCAcaccaaaaataaagaaaacccatTTTTTCCTTCATCAAATTCCACCCATAAAACATGATATGTAACCATTTGATGAAATgaccaaaagaaaatgggtttttagtttttttttttttacctggTTGAAATTTGAAGAGTAAGGACCATGAAATGAAGGATGATAACCCATTTGTTCATTTAACCTTATCTTCTCCAATTGAGCAACACCAAGCCCTCTTTGGGGTTGCTTTGCCTTATCCTTCTtactttttcttgaagaccctcCTCCTCTTTCATTTCCCATGTTTGCTTCTCCATAATAATTGCTACCAATAGTTCTTAAGCCTAATATATGTTGATATGCGTGTATATATACGAGATATATAGTTTAGCTTTGCAAATCCCCAAGCTTTTTTCTTTCACTTGCAGAGAAAAAAAGGGTTATTCAGAAGAGAGATGGTGACAAGGGAATCAAAGATACCTCCCCACACTGCCTTTTTTAAAACTTGTTTCAATCAAAGTAATTATTGCATCGCTGGATCAGATTTTGTACAGatttatttgcatatatatatacatagatttTCTGCATCCACTTCCTCTCTTTTGCTTATTTCTTTGAATTACTTTcctatataattattattttttgtaatttattggTATGATTATTGATTTagtcaattaaaatttaaacgcttttctttaatttaaaggttaaaaaattatagatctcaataattacattaaatattaataaaatttaaattcgaaTCAAATTAAACCCTAAACGGAGAGGGTAATTTTTCTAATATTGTTTTCTTCTATTTACGTTACTAAAGTGTTATTTCTTTTAGTTGATTAGGAGTTTGAAAGCGATTGTCTCTTTGAAAATTGCGTTTGCCAAAGAAAAAAATATACTCTAACCTTACGCGCCATTGCAATGAATACTTCATTCAACTTGGTCTAGTTATGGTAGTAGTCATTCTActacatttaaatttgaattttaactcTTTTACTTCAGTTTTGCATAATTTGATCTTGTACTTTTGTAATGTTATTACTAAGTTCCGACTGATAACTTCAGTCAGGGTTGGCAGGGGCCCTCCcccataaaattaaaaatttatgttttagtcctttgaaagttataaaattacattttagcttccaaaaatgataaaatggtaaaattatattttgactttcacaaaaaattttaacttcaccCTGATTTCATCGATTACTACTGTTAATGTgatgagatgagattttttttaatgtcATCAAATTTATTGTTAAAGTGATGAGTTGAGATGAGATCCTTTTTAATGtcatcaaatttattattattggtTGAATACGATTGAGAGTTTCAACTTATCCCTAATTATGAtacaaaataatagaaaaagactTTAACACACCCATTGATAATATTATAAACATAGAGgattaaagtttaaatttcaacatgatatagggactaaaacaaaaattaaacccTTTAACTTCACTTCTGCCGCATGAGTGCATGTCACGCTTCTTAGAAGGAAggtaaagcaaaaaaaaaaacttaaaaaaatattcctaagccctaattatgaaaattaaacttaaaaaaaacgttgctctcaaaaaaaaaataaaacgttTTACGGGGAAAAAACAATAAAAGAGTcagaaaaaaattaacatttaattatagATTCTAGAAAATCTTGTTTGCATCTTAATAGCGATCCCCTTCTCTTAATGAGAGATTAAAGATTATTCTTGGGATTATATCCAAAGTTCccaaaatttgtttaaaatgttattttaggaAATGGCAAATAACATA
The Gossypium hirsutum isolate 1008001.06 chromosome A07, Gossypium_hirsutum_v2.1, whole genome shotgun sequence genome window above contains:
- the LOC107930830 gene encoding protein SPEAR3, producing the protein MGNERGGGSSRKSKKDKAKQPQRGLGVAQLEKIRLNEQMGYHPSFHGPYSSNFNQEDMKMQHPTGYSSMVASSSSFSYSSSSSTSSASYGFHPSIMMGLSEYDQRANISYGDSQPSTAASWNPGSGISDAQPNMTRQLLNLHVEDLHPKKSKSLGSSSQNSESSETQELDLELRLSL